A genome region from Camelina sativa cultivar DH55 chromosome 10, Cs, whole genome shotgun sequence includes the following:
- the LOC104716269 gene encoding probable trehalose-phosphate phosphatase H — protein sequence MVRFIEENTKTVEKETGNKSNNDVTTAKKKVLQDLIINHGGGLINSWVDSMRACSPTHLKSLLKQNSWLTEHPSALDMFEDILHLSEGKQIVMFLDYDGTLSPIVDDPDRAFMSKKMRRTVRKLANCFPTAIVSGRCREKVYNFVKLTELYYAGSHGMDIKGPEQGSKYEEDSKSLLCQPATEFLPMIDEVYQKLVQKTKLTPGAQVENNKFCVSVHFRRVNENNWSDLANQVRSVMKDYPKLRLTQGRKVLEVRPIIKWDKGKALEFLLESLGYANCTDVFPLYIGDDRTDEDAFKILRERRQGLGILVSKFPKETSASYSLQEPDEVMDFLQRLVEWKELRSGA from the exons ATGG tAAGATTCatagaagaaaacacaaaaaccgTGGAAAAAGAAACgggaaacaaatcaaacaacgacGTAACAACGGCGAAGAAGAAAGTTCTTCAAGATCTTATTATCAACCATGGAGGAGGACTAATCAATTCATGGGTTGATTCAATGAGAGCTTGTTCTCCTACTCATCTTAAATCTTTGTTGAAACAAAACTCTTGGCTC ACAGAACATCCATCAGCTTTGGATATGTTTGAAGACATTCTTCACCTTTCTGAAGGAAAACAAATCGTTATGTTCTTGGATTATGATGGGACTCTATCTCCCATTGTTGATGATCCTGATCGAGCTTTCATGTCTAAGAAG ATGAGGAGAACTGTGAGGAAGTTAGCAAACTGTTTCCCGACGGCCATAGTTAGTGGGAGATGCAGAGAAAAA gtttataattttgttaaactgACTGAGTTGTACTATGCTGGAAGTCATGGAATGGACATCAAAGGACCAGAGCAAGGTTCCAAATATGAggaa GATAGTAAATCTCTTCTTTGCCAACCAGCTACAGAGTTTCTCCCCATGATCGATGAG GTTTATCAAAAATTAGtgcagaaaacaaaacttactcCCGGAGCCCAAGTAGAGAACAATAAGTTTTGTGTGTCTGTTCACTTCCGACGCGTCAATGAAAAT AACTGGAGTGATTTGGCCAACCAAGTTCGATCAGTAATGAAGGACTACCCTAAGCTCCGTCTTACTCAAGGAAGAAAA GTTTTGGAGGTTCGTCCTATCATTAAATGGGATAAAGGCAAAGCACTCGAGTTTTTATTAGAATCACTAG GATACGCTAACTGTACCGACGTGTTTCCTCTTTACATCGGAGATGATCGCACAGACGAAGATGCATTTAAG attttgagagaaagaagacAGGGTCTTGGCATCCTTGTATCCAAATTTCCAAAAGAGACCAGTGCGTCTTATTCTCTACAAGAGCCCGATGAG GTTATGGATTTCTTGCAACGTTTAGTGGAATGGAAAGAATTGAGATCTGGAGCATGA